The following coding sequences are from one Lolium rigidum isolate FL_2022 chromosome 6, APGP_CSIRO_Lrig_0.1, whole genome shotgun sequence window:
- the LOC124665652 gene encoding U-box domain-containing protein 44-like has product MDALRRLAGCAGGNSKERMASIEALTSIVRSLSRDVDERGEALALLLDLSDIPQVRQRIGRIKGSIVMLVTLRNAHESGTHDDAEKLLHILSANPQNVLLMAEAGYFRPLIHYLKEGSDMNKILMATAISKIFLSEQMKSSLGEDGAIEPLVEMFKSGNLEAKHSALGALRNLSSSLQNSELLVNSGITRSLLQLLCSVTSVLMTLREPASAILATIAQSDSILLQRDAAPQMLSLLNLSCPVIQLHLLRALNSICGHTNAKRARAKIRKNGGLQLLLPFLREKNVGIKVAALNLMFNLSKDASQELTEQIRETHLDILVKIIASPTPGNNEKAAAIAVLSNLPATDKNVTKFLTQANLLPLLISLLEANISTSSSPQKMWLLEGIAGVLTRFTVPWDKKLQSLAVGHGVVPCLVKLLSEGSVKAKSKSATSLAQLSQNSVALHKTKSPRWLCVPPSADSYCIVHNCQCTVRSTFCLVKAGAVSPLVQILEGEEREADGAVLEALATLVQDEIWENGSNVIAKASGVHALLRVAEAGELTSQDKALWILERIFRIDAHRERYGGIAQALLIDLAQKGDPVLKPMIGKILAHLELLQTQSSYF; this is encoded by the exons ATGGACGCGCTGCGCCGGCTCGCGGGCTGCGCCGGCGGAAACAGCAAG GAGAGGATGGCAAGCATCGAGGCACTTACAAGCATTGTGCGTTCCTTGTCTAGAGATGTCGACGAGAGAGGGGAAGCACTTGCATTGCTGTTAGATCTATCAGACATCCCACAGGTTCGGCAGAGGATTGGCAGGATCAAAGGAAGCATAGTAATGCTAGTCACGTTGAGGAACGCACATGAATCAGGAACACATGACGACGCAGAGAAGTTGCTGCACATTCTGTCAGCCAACCCACAGAATGTGCTGCTCATGGCAGAGGCTGGCTATTTTCGACCATTGATACATTACCTCAAAGAAG GTTCGGATATGAACAAGATCCTAATGGCAACCGCTATTTCCAAAATCTTCCTCTCTGAACAGATGAAATCTTCCCTTGGGGAAGATGGAGCAATTGAGCCCCTTGTGGAGATGTTTAAATCTGGAAACCTTGAAGCCAAACACTCGGCCCTAGGTGCCTTGCGTAATCTCTCTAGCTCTCTACAAAACTCAGAACTTTTGGTAAATTCTGGCATCACTAGATCCCTGCTTCAACTTCTTTGCTCTGTCACGTCAGTGCTCATGACTCTTAGAGAACCAGCCTCAGCTATACTCGCAACTATAGCACAATCTGATAGTATCCTACTCCAGAGGGATGCAGCTCCTCAGATGCTCTCGCTTCTTAACTTATCGTGTCCAGTAATTCAACTTCATCTTTTAAGGGCCCTCAATAGCATTTGTGGGCACACAAACGCTAAGAGGGCTAGAGCTAAAATTAGAAAAAATGGTGGACTGCAGCTCCTCCTGCCATTCCTTAGAGAAAAGAATGTTGGTATCAAAGTTGCTGCTTTGAATTTAATGTTCAACCTATCAAAAGATGCTTCTCAAGAACTGACTGAACAGATCAGGGAGActcatcttgatattttagtaaaGATTATTGCTTCGCCTACACCTGGGAACAACGAGAAGGCTGCAGCTATTGCTGTCCTAAGTAACCTGCCGGCAACGGATAAGAATGTAACTAAGTTTCTAACACAAGCAAACTTGCTTCCACTTCTGATCTCCTTACTGGAAGCCAACATCTCAACATCTTCGTCGCCACAAAAGATGTGGTTACTGGAGGGCATTGCTGGTGTATTAACTCGGTTCACCGTTCCTTGGGATAAGAAACTACAGAGCCTAGCGGTTGGACACGGGGTAGTCCCTTGCCTCGTTAAGTTACTTTCAGAAGGATCAGTAAAGGCGAAGTCTAAATCGGCGACATCCTTGGCTCAACTGTCACAGAATTCAGTAGCATTACACAAGACAAAAtcaccaaggtggctctgtgttcCCCCATCAGCAGACTCTTACTGTATAGTTCACAACTGCCAGTGCACTGTCAGAAGCACTTTCTGCCTAGTAAAGGCTGGTGCCGTCAGCCCTCTGGTGCAAATACTAGAAGGCGAAGAGCGCGAAGCAGATGGAGCAGTACTGGAAGCACTGGCCACCCTTGTGCAGGACGAGATTTGGGAGAATGggagcaatgttattgcgaaggcgTCAGGTGTTCACGCTCTGCTTAGAGTAGCAGAAGCAGGCGAGCTGACTTCCCAGGACAAGGCACTATGGATACTGGAGAGGATCTTCCGGATCGATGCCCACAGAGAACGGTACGGCGGGATCGCACAGGCTTTGCTCATCGATCTTGCTCAGAAAGGAGACCCTGTCCTGAAACCGATGATCGGCAAGATACTCGCTCACCTCGAGCTTCTGCAAACACAGTCGAGCTACTTTTAA